The following proteins are co-located in the Paraburkholderia phytofirmans PsJN genome:
- a CDS encoding glycosyltransferase family 4 protein, with the protein MANLDGYKRMQKYRVLVINDFVQKGGAEVVYRQSADLLRAMAGVEVECFHASRIDENSSLLSKSWNVAAARALKKMLAGYRPNRILVHNYHNALSASVLGVIARYKRELDCATYMTCHDFHLVYYNPTLHYVMGGRVEQLTLDALRTSHVLTLRSSAKGVVHDFFSKAYWHAVRAIHKPERIFDRIICPSDFMQEALHRKGIDNTVVLYNPSAVAVVSEPVSVLDRKGFNIAFVGRVAREKGLAQFIELAASIDFSRIERIGVFGDGADREVIEQRYAPLIESGKLVFFGNLPQEQLFSKLGAFADAIVLPSVGVEVAPLVIVEAAMLGLPTLMREGTHRLDFGDTVGSKIMYRDAPQSLQAALEELAAHLATPERRYDVSEFLPQSYAERLANIMRLT; encoded by the coding sequence TTGGCGAACCTTGACGGGTATAAACGCATGCAGAAATACAGAGTCTTGGTGATCAACGATTTCGTGCAAAAGGGTGGTGCCGAAGTGGTATACCGGCAGTCCGCTGACCTTTTGCGAGCTATGGCCGGTGTGGAAGTCGAATGCTTTCATGCCAGCCGTATCGATGAGAACTCGTCGTTGCTTTCCAAGTCGTGGAACGTGGCCGCAGCACGCGCGCTCAAGAAGATGCTTGCCGGCTATCGTCCCAACAGGATTCTCGTTCACAACTATCACAATGCTTTGTCGGCATCGGTGTTGGGCGTGATAGCCCGATACAAGCGAGAGTTGGACTGCGCGACGTACATGACATGTCATGATTTTCATCTTGTGTATTACAACCCAACCTTGCACTACGTGATGGGTGGCCGTGTAGAACAATTGACACTCGATGCGTTGCGGACTAGCCATGTACTGACCTTGCGTTCCAGCGCAAAAGGTGTGGTCCATGATTTCTTTTCGAAAGCATACTGGCACGCGGTGCGTGCAATACACAAGCCGGAGCGTATCTTCGATCGGATCATCTGTCCTAGCGACTTCATGCAGGAGGCGTTGCACCGGAAGGGCATCGACAACACGGTAGTCCTTTACAATCCTTCCGCGGTCGCAGTAGTGAGCGAACCGGTAAGCGTCCTGGATCGTAAGGGCTTCAATATTGCATTCGTCGGACGCGTCGCTCGTGAGAAGGGACTCGCGCAGTTTATCGAGCTGGCCGCATCGATCGATTTTTCACGTATTGAACGCATCGGTGTGTTTGGCGACGGCGCCGACCGCGAGGTGATCGAGCAACGATATGCACCTCTTATTGAGTCGGGAAAGCTTGTCTTCTTTGGTAACTTGCCGCAAGAGCAACTTTTTTCCAAATTAGGAGCTTTCGCCGATGCCATCGTGCTGCCCTCAGTCGGGGTGGAAGTGGCGCCGCTCGTTATTGTTGAAGCCGCGATGCTAGGCTTGCCCACGTTGATGCGTGAGGGCACGCATCGGCTGGATTTTGGCGACACAGTAGGCAGCAAGATAATGTATCGCGACGCCCCACAAAGCCTGCAAGCGGCGCTCGAGGAGCTTGCCGCGCATCTTGCAACACCGGAGAGACGGTACGACGTGAGTGAGTTCTTGCCTCAGTCCTACGCCGAGCGTTTGGCGAATATTATGCGTTTGACCTAG